One window of Bacteroidales bacterium genomic DNA carries:
- a CDS encoding glycoside hydrolase family 28 protein has protein sequence MISLLNSEKYPGNSPLIRRNFPYLNRKIILLLFLFFVYHNTYARITITDLGAKGDGVTDNTEIIQKAIDQCSGTSAGTVIVPPGKYLTRPLFMRSNVRLHIEAGAELLGSTRLKDYSDVFPVLKGKESPALIYAENKENISVTGHGTINGQGGHAEFQHGNDSQGGPRRPKIIYFRKCKNVTVTDITLRNSAYWTQDYEQCDGVFIRGVKVYSHCNYNNDGLDIDSRNVIVSDCYIDTDDDALCFKSDFSSVCENITVSNCVLASNCNAIKFGTASLGGFRNITVTNCVVRSASEDNIRKWKTNKATAFAGIQRDTTVLAGIALESVDGGVMDGISVSNVLMSGVQTPVFIRLGDRRRTYSKGNVSILKNIQIHHIIAQSESLIACSVTGVPGSYAENISLRDIHITAPGGGTKVQAEETVKEAEKGYPENRMFGSVLPASGFYVRHVKNITFQNVSVITRKPDIRPVFYFDDVTDGRLNLSEDAEVKQVNSKNILVNGK, from the coding sequence TTGATATCCCTACTAAACTCTGAAAAATACCCGGGAAATAGCCCATTAATCAGGCGAAATTTCCCGTACCTGAACAGGAAGATCATCCTGCTGTTGTTTCTGTTCTTCGTATACCATAATACCTATGCCCGGATCACGATCACCGATCTGGGAGCCAAAGGGGACGGCGTAACAGACAATACGGAGATCATACAAAAAGCGATCGACCAATGTTCCGGAACATCTGCCGGAACGGTTATTGTCCCTCCGGGGAAATATCTGACCCGACCGCTCTTTATGCGTTCAAATGTCCGCCTGCACATCGAAGCCGGAGCAGAACTGCTGGGAAGTACCCGGTTAAAAGACTATTCGGATGTATTTCCCGTACTGAAAGGAAAAGAATCCCCGGCATTAATATATGCGGAAAACAAGGAAAATATTTCTGTTACCGGACATGGAACGATCAACGGACAAGGAGGGCATGCGGAATTTCAACACGGCAATGATTCCCAGGGAGGACCACGCCGTCCGAAAATCATCTATTTCCGGAAGTGCAAAAATGTGACGGTAACGGATATTACATTACGCAATTCCGCATACTGGACACAGGATTACGAACAATGCGACGGCGTTTTTATCAGGGGCGTAAAAGTTTATAGTCATTGTAATTACAATAACGACGGATTGGATATTGACAGCCGGAATGTAATCGTCTCCGATTGCTATATTGATACGGACGATGATGCTTTATGCTTCAAAAGCGATTTCTCATCCGTATGTGAAAATATCACCGTATCCAATTGTGTACTGGCAAGCAACTGTAATGCAATAAAATTCGGAACGGCCTCTTTGGGAGGTTTCAGGAATATTACCGTCACCAACTGCGTAGTCAGGAGTGCATCGGAAGATAATATCCGGAAATGGAAAACCAACAAAGCTACGGCATTTGCCGGTATTCAACGCGATACGACCGTTCTGGCCGGAATTGCGCTCGAATCGGTAGACGGCGGCGTGATGGACGGCATATCCGTTTCAAATGTTCTGATGAGCGGGGTGCAGACTCCTGTGTTTATCCGGCTGGGAGACAGAAGACGTACCTACTCAAAAGGAAATGTAAGCATTTTAAAGAACATTCAGATCCATCATATTATCGCACAAAGCGAAAGCCTCATCGCCTGTTCCGTAACAGGGGTACCCGGATCCTATGCCGAAAATATTTCGTTGAGAGATATACACATCACAGCTCCCGGAGGAGGAACAAAAGTTCAGGCGGAAGAAACCGTGAAAGAAGCGGAAAAAGGCTATCCGGAAAACAGGATGTTCGGTTCTGTGCTGCCTGCATCCGGCTTTTATGTACGGCACGTTAAAAATATCACCTTCCAGAATGTTTCCGTCATCACCCGGAAACCCGATATAAGGCCGGTATTTTATTTCGACGATGTGACGGATGGCAGACTAAATTTATCTGAAGATGCCGAAGTAAAACAAGTCAATAGCAAAAACATCCTGGTAAATGGTAAATAA
- a CDS encoding glycoside hydrolase family 88 protein — MCKKVFLLVVFLPVQFLFAQQDLLTKFPKGSRPEEVGKRLAYHFVDDRHDLYAGRYIHYAEVCTWIGSLGYATQTKNQKLIKLLQDKFEPFFTREKALLPPMNHVDYNMFGGLALQLYQITNDKRYMDMGLAYADSQWKVPDNAKPAEKAWAEKGYTWQTRLWIDDMYMITVVQMQAYLVTGDRKYMDRAAKEMVMYLDELQRPNGLFYHAPDVPYYWGRGDGWMAVGMADLLRYLPENDTNRPRIMKGFLTMMESLKKYQQPSGMWNQLIDEPDCWPETSSSAMFTYAFIVGVKQGWLNEEEYAPAARKAWLALVSYIDERNNVTEVCIGTGKKNDKQYYYDRPRLAGDFHGQAPFLWCTVALLEK; from the coding sequence ATGTGTAAGAAAGTGTTTTTATTAGTTGTCTTTTTACCTGTTCAATTCTTATTTGCCCAACAGGATCTGTTAACCAAATTCCCCAAAGGATCCAGACCTGAAGAGGTCGGTAAGCGATTAGCCTATCATTTTGTAGATGACAGGCATGACCTGTATGCCGGGAGATATATTCATTATGCAGAAGTATGTACCTGGATCGGATCATTAGGTTATGCTACTCAAACAAAGAACCAAAAGCTTATCAAACTTTTGCAGGATAAATTTGAACCGTTCTTTACAAGGGAAAAAGCACTGTTGCCCCCCATGAACCATGTCGACTACAATATGTTCGGCGGGTTAGCCCTGCAACTTTATCAAATAACAAATGATAAACGATATATGGATATGGGATTAGCTTATGCCGATTCACAATGGAAAGTGCCGGACAACGCAAAGCCGGCAGAAAAAGCCTGGGCAGAAAAGGGATACACCTGGCAAACCCGCTTGTGGATTGACGACATGTACATGATTACTGTTGTACAAATGCAGGCTTATTTAGTGACGGGAGACCGTAAATACATGGACCGGGCCGCAAAGGAAATGGTGATGTATCTGGACGAACTTCAACGTCCGAACGGTTTGTTTTATCATGCACCGGATGTTCCTTACTATTGGGGACGAGGCGATGGATGGATGGCTGTAGGTATGGCAGATTTACTCCGTTATCTGCCTGAAAATGACACCAATCGTCCGCGTATAATGAAAGGCTTCCTTACCATGATGGAAAGTTTAAAAAAATACCAGCAACCAAGCGGTATGTGGAACCAATTGATTGACGAACCGGATTGTTGGCCGGAAACATCTTCGTCCGCTATGTTCACCTACGCATTTATCGTGGGTGTAAAACAAGGATGGCTGAATGAGGAAGAATATGCCCCGGCAGCACGGAAAGCATGGCTCGCCTTGGTTTCATACATCGACGAACGGAACAATGTAACCGAGGTTTGTATCGGTACCGGTAAAAAGAATGATAAGCAATATTATTATGATCGTCCGCGTCTGGCTGGTGATTTTCACGGGCAGGCTCCTTTTCTTTGGTGTACTGTTGCCCTTTTAGAAAAATAG